One part of the Mariniflexile litorale genome encodes these proteins:
- a CDS encoding glycosyltransferase translates to MQLQFSFIIPVYNRPDETQELLQSFVGLKTDTKFEIVIVEDGSTIPSKVIVDTFTAKLNISYFFKKNSGPGDSRNFGMHHAKGNYFIILDSDCILPENYLFEVEKSLTTNYVDCFGGPDAAHQSFSNLQKAINFSMTSVITTGGIRGNKKSVNTFQPRSFNMGISKEAFLASEGFGFIHPGEDPDLSIRLWGLGYKTALIPEAFVYHKRRISWSKFYKQVYKFGLVRPILNSWHPSTKKITYWFPTFFSLGFIGSVFLMAFQIKLFIILYALYFALAFLTALLTTKNFVVSLLSLIAIGIQFFGYGYGFLKSTLVVEIFKKNPKTHFPNLFFKSS, encoded by the coding sequence ATGCAATTACAATTTTCATTCATTATCCCCGTTTACAATCGGCCAGACGAAACGCAAGAGCTTTTGCAAAGTTTTGTTGGCTTGAAAACGGATACTAAATTTGAAATTGTTATTGTTGAAGATGGTTCTACGATACCATCAAAAGTCATTGTTGATACTTTTACAGCCAAACTTAATATCTCCTACTTTTTTAAGAAAAATTCCGGTCCTGGCGATTCTAGAAATTTTGGGATGCATCATGCTAAAGGAAATTATTTTATTATTTTAGATTCTGATTGTATTCTGCCTGAAAACTATTTATTTGAAGTTGAAAAGAGTTTAACTACAAATTATGTAGATTGCTTTGGTGGACCAGATGCAGCACATCAATCGTTTAGTAATTTACAAAAAGCGATTAATTTTTCAATGACATCGGTTATTACCACAGGAGGTATTCGAGGTAATAAAAAGAGTGTTAATACATTTCAACCCAGAAGTTTTAATATGGGCATTTCAAAAGAAGCTTTTTTGGCATCTGAAGGTTTTGGTTTCATTCATCCTGGGGAGGATCCCGATTTATCCATTCGTCTTTGGGGTTTAGGTTATAAAACAGCGTTGATTCCAGAAGCTTTTGTGTACCACAAACGGCGTATTTCTTGGAGTAAATTTTACAAACAAGTGTATAAGTTTGGGTTAGTTCGCCCTATTTTAAATAGCTGGCATCCTTCAACAAAAAAAATAACTTATTGGTTTCCAACTTTCTTTAGTTTAGGATTTATAGGGTCCGTTTTTTTAATGGCATTTCAAATTAAGTTGTTTATCATACTTTATGCCTTGTATTTTGCATTAGCATTTTTAACAGCTTTATTAACAACTAAAAATTTTGTAGTTTCGTTATTATCGTTAATAGCCATTGGGATACAGTTTTTTGGTTATGGCTATGGATTTTTAAAATCAACTTTAGTTGTAGAAATTTTTAAAAAGAACCCTAAAACACATTTTCCAAATTTGTTTTTTAAATCATCATGA
- a CDS encoding SDR family oxidoreductase produces MSYNLLKGKRGIIFGALDSNSIAWKTAERVHEEGGTFVLTNAPVAMRMGQINELAEKTGSQIIPADATSIEDIENLVKQSVEILGGKIDFVLHSIGMSINVRKGKHYTDQNYDWTQKGTDVSAMSFHKVMQTLYKQDAMNEWGSIVALTYMAAQRVFPDYNDMADNKAYLESIARSFGYFFGRDKKVRVNTISQSPTPTTAGSGVKGFDGFIAYADKMSPLGNATALDCANYTVTLFSDLTKRVTLQNLFHDGGFSNMGVSDAVMSTFVGE; encoded by the coding sequence ATGTCATACAATTTACTAAAAGGGAAAAGAGGAATTATTTTTGGAGCATTAGACTCAAATTCAATTGCTTGGAAAACAGCAGAACGCGTTCACGAAGAAGGAGGTACTTTTGTTTTAACCAATGCGCCAGTTGCCATGAGAATGGGACAAATTAATGAATTAGCTGAAAAAACGGGATCTCAAATTATTCCTGCAGATGCCACTTCGATTGAAGATATAGAAAATTTGGTTAAACAATCTGTAGAAATTCTTGGAGGTAAAATAGATTTTGTTTTACATTCTATTGGGATGTCTATTAACGTTAGAAAGGGAAAACACTATACAGACCAAAATTACGATTGGACACAAAAAGGAACAGATGTTTCCGCAATGTCTTTTCATAAAGTAATGCAAACGCTTTATAAGCAAGATGCCATGAACGAATGGGGAAGTATCGTAGCTTTAACTTATATGGCTGCACAACGTGTATTCCCTGATTATAATGATATGGCTGATAATAAAGCCTATTTAGAAAGCATAGCTCGTAGTTTTGGATATTTCTTTGGTCGTGATAAAAAAGTGCGTGTAAATACTATTTCTCAGTCGCCAACACCTACAACTGCTGGTAGTGGTGTAAAAGGATTTGACGGATTTATTGCTTATGCTGATAAAATGTCGCCACTTGGTAACGCCACCGCATTAGATTGTGCTAACTATACCGTTACATTATTTAGTGATTTAACAAAGCGTGTTACCTTGCAAAATCTATTTCACGATGGAGGTTTTAGCAACATGGGCGTTAGTGACGCTGTTATGAGCACTTTTGTAGGAGAATAA